In one Culex quinquefasciatus strain JHB chromosome 2, VPISU_Cqui_1.0_pri_paternal, whole genome shotgun sequence genomic region, the following are encoded:
- the LOC6042367 gene encoding pickpocket protein 28: protein MDESDTKSDAAKRVVTQENGVDHLNLEEDDVVTEQKESFFREYLRNTSFFGIKYVFSSELKLIERLFWLTILVTGSVFCVFFLMICWKRISYQLAIKVPNEEPSPIWSIPFPAVTICGQLSSGLREDQRAQCLSRIVALDRFCEQVCWHHQCDICKSLFTETRTENGVCYSFNNVAADELFNRDVIAPDLILSNATKSKENWSLQSGYANYGVFLKYYPRPAVDLSGRYHLKLKLKFNETFQDDECGDSAQVTIFLHNPADFPGKGKNGVQVRSSEVVDVTIKPTALNACPYMSYYPSKSTKCYFEGKRYLRFFRTYTKDNCELECRTNFFLQKKKCVLAYMPRDSNAKLCNNSYQSDDQLDKEAIILARTEQFPLSQYFVKTCNCLPACNYLVTNK from the exons ATGGACGAGTCGGACACGAAAAGCGATGCTGCAAAACGGGTCGTAACTCAGGAGAATGGTGTAGATCATTTGAATCTTGAAGAAGACGATGTAGTTACGGAACAGAAGGAGAGCTTTTTCCGGGAATATCTAAGGAATACATCGTTCTTTGGCATCAAATATGTGTTCAGCAGTGAGCTTAAGCTGATCGAACGATTGTTCTGGTTGACGATCCTCGTAACGGGCAGTGTGTTTTGTGTATTCTTTCTGATGATTTGTTGGAAACGGATTTCGTATCAGCTGGCAATTAAAGTCCCGAACGAAGAACCTTCGCCGATTTGGAGCATTCCCTTTCCGGCTGTGACCATCTGTGGTCAGTTGAGCAGCGGCTTGCGGGAGGATCAACGAGCACAGTGCTTGTCCCGGATTGTGGCGCTGGACCGGTTCTGCGAACAAGTGTGTTGGCATCACCAGTGCGACATCTGCAAGTCGCTGTTCACGGAGACTCGAACTGAGAATGGAGTGTGCTACAGCTTTAACAACGTGGCGGCTGATGAATTGTTCAACCGGGATGT CATTGCTCCAGACTTGATCCTTTCGAACGCCACAAAGTCAAAGGAGAACTGGAGTCTCCAAAGTGGTTACGCCAATTACGGAGTGTTTCTGAAGTATTATCCTCGACCTGCGGTCGACCTCTCAGGAAGATACCACCTCAAGCTGAAGCTGAAGTTCAACGAGACTTTCCAGGATGACGAATGCGGCGATTCTGCTCAAGTTACGATATTCTTGCATAATCCTGCGGATTTCCCAGGAAAAGGCAAGAATGGTGTACAAGTCAGATCCTCAGAAGTCGTGGACGTTACCATCAAACCCACTGCATTGAATGCATGCCCTTATATGAGTTACTATCCGTCGAAAAG CACCAAGTGTTATTTCGAGGGCAAACGTTACCTGCGATTCTTCCGGACCTACACCAAAGACAACTGTGAGCTAGAATGTCGGACCAACTTCTTTCTGCAGAAGAAAAAGTGCGTTCTGGCGTACATGCCAAGGGATTCCAACGCCAAACTGTGCAACAACAGCTACCAGTCGGATGATCAACTTGATAAAGAAGCTATAATCCTAGCTCGGACGGAGCAATTTCCGCTGTCGCAGTACTTTGTGAAAACCTGTAATTGCTTGCCGGCGTGTAATTAT